The following is a genomic window from Miltoncostaea oceani.
CGGCAGGCGGGCGCCGTGTACGCCGCGCAGTTCCTGCGCGAGTTCACGGAGGGCGTCCCGTGGTGCCACGTCGACGTGGCGGGCACCGCGATGGTGTCCGGCAAGGGCACCGGGTTCGGCGTGCGGCTCATCCTGGCGGTCGCCGAGCGACTGGCGGAACCCGCGCCCCTGTGACCGCCTGGGTCATCCTGATCGGCCTCGCCGTCGCGATCGTCGGGGTGCTGGCCAAGGTGGCCGTCGATGTGGCCCGCGACCTCCGCGAGGATCGCGAGGCCCACGGCGGCCGCCTGTCGAGGGCGGCCGCCCGCCGGGCCGCGTGGACCGTCGTGATCGCGGCGGCCCTGGTGCTGGCCCTGGTCGTCTGGCCCCTCGTGCTCGGCGACTCCTGATCGACCTCGACCTCGTCCTCCTGTTCGTGGTGGGGGTCGTGGCGGGGGCGGTGAACGCCGTCGCCGGCGGCGGCTCCCTGATCAGCTTCCCGGTGCTCGTCGCGACCGGCCTGCCGCCACTGACGGCGAACGTGACGAACACGGTCGCCCAGATGCCGGGGTACCTCTCGATCGTGGAGGGCTACCGCCCCGACCTGTCGGGGCAGGCGCCGCGCATCCGCGCGCTGCTGCTGCCGGCGGTCGCCGGCGCGCTGGCGGGCGTCGGGCTCCTCGCGCTCGGCGGGGACGACACGTTCGAGGCCGTCGTCCCCTGGCTCATCATCGGGGCGTGCGCCCTCCTGGCGATCCAGCCGCGCCTGAAGGCCGCGCTGCAGGAACGCGACGAGGAGGCCAACGGCCTCTCGACGCCCCTCCTCCTCGGGGTCGCCGGCGGGGCCGCGTACGCCTCGTACTTCGGCGCGGCCGCCGGGGTGCTGCTGCTCGCGATCCTGGCGGTGGGGATCTCGGACCGCCTGCAGCGGCTGAACGCGCTGAACCGCTTCCTGGTGCTCATCGCGAACGCCGTCGCG
Proteins encoded in this region:
- a CDS encoding sulfite exporter TauE/SafE family protein; this encodes MGVVAGAVNAVAGGGSLISFPVLVATGLPPLTANVTNTVAQMPGYLSIVEGYRPDLSGQAPRIRALLLPAVAGALAGVGLLALGGDDTFEAVVPWLIIGACALLAIQPRLKAALQERDEEANGLSTPLLLGVAGGAAYASYFGAAAGVLLLAILAVGISDRLQRLNALNRFLVLIANAVAVPALLLVAPVDWPSVAVLAPATLVGGAVGARMARRLSDRVLRVAVIVLGLGVAVWLLVR